Proteins from one Candida orthopsilosis Co 90-125, chromosome 2 draft sequence genomic window:
- a CDS encoding Thi6 thiamin-phosphate pyrophosphorylase, hydroxyethylthiazole kinase, whose translation MAVDYSLYLVTDSTMIPSSSTFLKQVEDAVNNGVTLIQLREKEISTLDFIERAKEVHKLTKPKNIPLIINDRVDVALAVDAEGVHVGQDDMPATLARKLLGPNKILGVTCSNPEEVKQVVREGVADYVGLGTTFATNTKKDVKTPGGVGPIGIRKQMHELSKDIRCVAIGGINHSNANRVIHQCRVGNKRLDGIAVVSCIMASEDAAEATRTLRAELEYIPDWAVTKLFEKDISVHSIIENMTGSHPLVHHITNNVVKNFSANVTLAIGASPIMSELPEEFEEFASGIPNIGLVINLGTPNTELMKVFSKALTVYNRYNKPIVFDPVACGASKARLESCRKLLNQGFVTVIKGNVGEIMSIWKLTPYYLEGGDGESQMRGVDSISNAQEAEVTEKGFQVASTFGCTVVITGKRNYILSSDKRSVVVTGGDPVMGSITGTGCSLGSTIAAFLAAEKANPAVGGDVWKATEVAVRLYNSAGADAARKSQSPGSFMITFLDKLSELSQNFEAKNT comes from the coding sequence atggCCGTGGACTATTCATTATACTTGGTGACGGATTCCACCATGATTCCAAGCTCCTCCACATTTCTCAAACAAGTGGAGGATGCAGTGAACAATGGAGTAACgttaattcaattgaggGAAAAGGAGATATCCACATTGGACTTTATTGAAAGGGCGAAAGAAGTCCACAAATTGACAAAGCCTAAAAATATTCCTttaatcatcaatgataGAGTTGATGTTGCATTAGCTGTGGATGCAGAGGGTGTTCATGTAGGTCAAGACGATATGCCAGCAACATTAGCGAGGAAATTACTAGGACCAAACAAGATACTTGGGGTCACTTGTTCCAATCCTGAAGAAGTTAAACAAGTGGTTCGGGAGGGAGTTGCTGACTATGTTGGATTGGGTACCACATTCGCCACAAATACCAAAAAAGACGTGAAAACCCCAGGGGGTGTTGGTCCAATTGGTATACGGAAACAAATGCATGAATTAAGCAAGGACATTCGTTGTGTTGCAATTGGCGGTATAAATCATTCCAATGCTAATAGAGTTATACATCAATGTCGCGTTGGCAATAAACGTCTCGATGGAATTGCTGTTGTTTCATGTATTATGGCAAGCGAAGATGCTGCTGAAGCGACAAGAACACTCCGTGCTGAGTTGGAGTATATACCGGATTGGGCAGTAACTAAATTATTCGAAAAAGACATATCCGTCCACTCtattattgaaaacatgACTGGCCTGCACCCTTTAGTACATCATATTACCAACAATGTCGTCAAAAATTTCAGTGCAAACGTGACATTAGCGATTGGCGCATCACCAATTATGTCAGAGTTGCCAGAGGAGTTTGAAGAGTTTGCTTCAGGCATTCCCAACATTGGACTTGTGATCAATTTGGGCACCCCGAATACCGAGCTAATGAAAGTGTTCTCTAAAGCGTTGACTGTTTATAACAGGTACAATAAGCCCATTGTATTTGATCCTGTTGCATGTGGAGCTTCAAAGGCTAGACTTGAGAGCTGCAGGAAACTTTTGAACCAAGGTTTTGTAACCGTAATCAAGGGTAATGTCGGAGAAATAATGAGCATATGGAAGCTCACACCATATTATTTAGAAGGTGGTGACGGTGAAAGCCAGATGAGAGGTGTAGATTCCATTTCCAATGCTCAGGAAGCTGAAGTTACGGAAAAAGGTTTTCAAGTTGCAAGTACCTTTGGTTGCACGGTTGTTATCACTGGAAAACGTAACTACATATTAAGCAGCGACAAGAGATCCGTGGTAGTCACTGGCGGAGACCCAGTAATGGGTAGTATAACAGGTACAGGTTGCTCCTTGGGAAGTACTATTGCTGCGTTTTTAGCAGCTGAAAAGGCCAACCCAGCAGTTGGAGGCGATGTTTGGAAAGCTACTGAGGTAGCTGTTAGATTGTATAACAGTGCAGGTGCAGATGCAGCTCGCAAATCACAATCCCCAGGCTCATTTATGATTACTTTTCTCGACAAGTTGAGTGAACTTTCgcaaaattttgaagcAAAGAATACTTGA